CCGCCTCTTCATCTATGTACTTCAACTCCAACTGACAGCCGTAGATGAGGCTGGTAACGGCCAGGTTATTGATCAACCGGGGCCAGCCTCTGCTAACAGCGGAGATGGCTTCCCTAGCTCCCTCACTGAAGATCGGGCGATTGGCTCCGGCAAGGTCCATCTGGTGTTCGAGGTAACTCTTAACCTCATCCCTCGTCAGCGGCTGCATCTTGTAACGCATGATTAGTCTCTGGTTCAAGGGCTGCTGGTGACTGATTGACAGCTTGGTAGCCAGGTAAGGGAGCCCGCACAGGACCAGCACAAACGGGTTAACCGAATCCATCGAGAAATTAAAGAGCAGATGCAGATCGCTTAAGAACTCGGTGCTGGCCATTGGAGGATAACCGGTTAACCTCGATGGAAAGATTGTGACCTCAAAAGCTTTAAAACCGCTACGCAAAAGGTTTGTGGGTAAATAAAACTTGCCCTTTGGGGGTTACTTCAGTGGTAAAATGAATTTGCCATAAAGTTGGTCAGAATCCGGTTGGAGTGCCTGCTTGGGCTGGTTATGGTAATTATCAGCCGGTCGACGGCGCACCAGTTTTGCACCAGCCCCGCATATGGGGCATTTTTCGATGACGGGAAACATGACCGAGTTTCGTTCTTTGGCATACTTTGATATTTTGCCCGGAAAGCTCCAAATAATCTGCAAAGGACCTCTAATCTCCCCAAATAAACTGCCAACATTTTAGCAGATTGAAAAGGATAAGTACTTACTTCTCCGGTCAACTAATCTGCAAACAGTCCCCCGGATTAAGGCCTACGGAGTGTGAAAAATAACACTAAAGCACAGGGATACGATACTAAAGTAGCTGTGGCTGGTAAACCGCACCTCTTTATTGGAACTTTTCTTCCAAAATGTGCGCAAAATTGTTGGCCAAATTTTGTGGAAAGTACTTAACCGCTTACAACCACCCAGTAAAGGACGAACTGTATCATTGCCTGTCCAAAGGTTAATTGAACAGTTCACACAATTTTCGACGTCTAATACTGTATGTTTGTCCGATGCTAAGACCACTCAGCGATCCATACAATTAAAAATGAAATTGACAGACTTGAATTAGTTTGGTAAGCGGATGCAGGTGTAACCTGAAAGAATTACCGTAAACAAATTTCTTATTGCGAGTATTGGAGGTCTGTTTTTAATGGAACAAGACAGCGGGTCTCAAAGGGGTATTCTCAAAGGACTATCTAGAAAAAGAATATTTCTCATTGTTACCTTCCTCGTAATAGTGCTTGGCCTCGGAATTGGCGTTGGTTTAATGAAAGGTAGCGATAATCCGGCCTTTTGCGCTAGCTGTCATGTTATGAAACCCTATTACGATTCATGGAAGAACAGCAGCTTACTGGCCAAGAAACATGCCGATCACAATGTAAAGTGCCACGATTGCCATGAAGCGTCCTTTTCGACGCTGTTCAATGATGGTGTTAGATACGTCACTGGGAATTATAAGACTCCGCTGGAAAAGCGGCAATTCCCCCGAGATTTTTGCCTGAAATGTCATGATGATTTCAACAGCATCAAAGCCAAGACAGCCTTTGCCGAATCCAACCCCCATGATTCTCATAATGGCGAACAAGACTGCAATGTCTGCCATAGTGTGCAC
The sequence above is drawn from the Syntrophothermus lipocalidus DSM 12680 genome and encodes:
- a CDS encoding ExeA family protein, with the protein product MASTEFLSDLHLLFNFSMDSVNPFVLVLCGLPYLATKLSISHQQPLNQRLIMRYKMQPLTRDEVKSYLEHQMDLAGANRPIFSEGAREAISAVSRGWPRLINNLAVTSLIYGCQLELKYIDEEAVRQAAAELGM
- a CDS encoding cytochrome c3; translated protein: MEQDSGSQRGILKGLSRKRIFLIVTFLVIVLGLGIGVGLMKGSDNPAFCASCHVMKPYYDSWKNSSLLAKKHADHNVKCHDCHEASFSTLFNDGVRYVTGNYKTPLEKRQFPRDFCLKCHDDFNSIKAKTAFAESNPHDSHNGEQDCNVCHSVHQQSKLMCAQCHVFQWENKLDASWVQ